In Anaerobacillus isosaccharinicus, one genomic interval encodes:
- a CDS encoding aspartyl-phosphate phosphatase Spo0E family protein, translating to MEQLLNKIEEIRDKMVAIGLEKGFSNEEVVVISQELDDLLNQYRVEQKLATKKKTQYLVSY from the coding sequence ATGGAACAACTACTTAATAAGATTGAAGAAATACGTGATAAAATGGTGGCAATCGGTCTAGAGAAAGGCTTCTCTAATGAGGAAGTGGTTGTAATTAGTCAGGAGTTAGATGACTTACTTAATCAATATCGTGTTGAGCAAAAATTAGCAACAAAGAAAAAAACACAATATTTAGTGTCATATTAG
- a CDS encoding stalk domain-containing protein — MKKILLSSMIIFFCLVTFNPMAGASSPIYTQLNPYIVEEGKSYIQYFFLDSFNLEMEPYGDRNFFKISDGEKEFYLDDYIILEDGLLLLPVRSILEYFDYTVSWNSQTKHVEFVSYNFK; from the coding sequence ATGAAAAAAATTCTATTATCTTCAATGATTATATTCTTTTGCTTAGTTACATTTAATCCAATGGCAGGAGCTTCTTCCCCAATATATACTCAATTAAATCCCTACATTGTGGAAGAGGGTAAATCCTATATTCAGTATTTTTTCCTTGATTCATTCAATCTAGAAATGGAACCATATGGTGATCGAAACTTCTTTAAAATCTCTGACGGTGAAAAAGAATTTTATTTAGATGATTATATTATTTTAGAAGATGGGTTACTATTACTTCCTGTTCGTAGTATCTTAGAATACTTTGATTATACAGTTTCTTGGAATAGCCAGACTAAACATGTTGAGTTTGTTTCTTATAACTTTAAGTAA
- a CDS encoding DNA adenine methylase — protein sequence MTITLTNKVNISTHHPIRWFGGKAKLSRYLLPLMPKHKVYVEPFGGGGAILTKKERSLVEVYNDIDDQMVNFLLVLRNERERLIKAVQTLPSSRTLFVQWKNEPIPDDPFEAAVRWFYLMQQRINPSNGSGVKSGWRSSKVKNVAFCYQNAIQRLEAFADRMNNVMIECRDFREIIQFYDTEQTLMLIDPPYYNFGKCYLGNFEHNSHVDLAHLLNNVQSKVILTYYSHPVIEQLYKGWHRFEIPNIATGSVTKLGQQKSRQTEVIFTNYNPFVK from the coding sequence ATGACGATTACCTTAACAAACAAAGTGAACATTTCTACTCACCATCCAATTAGGTGGTTCGGTGGTAAAGCAAAACTGTCTCGTTACCTATTACCATTAATGCCAAAGCATAAAGTGTACGTGGAACCATTTGGGGGCGGTGGAGCGATATTAACAAAAAAAGAGAGATCTCTTGTTGAAGTCTACAATGATATCGATGATCAGATGGTAAATTTTTTACTCGTTCTTCGTAATGAAAGAGAGCGTCTGATTAAGGCGGTTCAAACGTTACCTTCTAGTCGAACGCTATTTGTCCAGTGGAAGAATGAACCTATTCCTGATGATCCATTTGAAGCTGCTGTTCGTTGGTTTTATCTGATGCAACAACGGATTAATCCTAGCAACGGCTCAGGTGTTAAGAGCGGATGGAGATCAAGCAAAGTTAAGAACGTAGCGTTTTGCTATCAGAATGCTATTCAACGTTTAGAAGCTTTTGCTGACCGGATGAATAACGTAATGATCGAGTGTCGTGATTTTAGAGAAATCATTCAATTTTACGACACAGAGCAAACGCTAATGCTCATCGATCCACCATACTATAATTTCGGAAAATGTTACTTGGGAAATTTCGAGCATAATTCGCATGTTGATTTAGCTCACTTGTTAAATAACGTACAGAGTAAAGTAATTCTCACTTATTACAGTCATCCAGTTATTGAACAGCTTTACAAAGGTTGGCATCGTTTTGAGATACCCAATATTGCTACGGGTAGTGTTACAAAGCTAGGTCAACAAAAATCAAGACAAACGGAAGTTATATTCACAAATTATAACCCCTTTGTTAAATAA